DNA from Evansella sp. LMS18:
CGGTTTCGAGCTTGTGAGGAAGAAGGACAATAAAACAAAGCATAAGTTCTATTAGAGTTTAGTTCAGGGGATATCCGGAAGGCGGGCGCGGCGAGGCGCTAAAGCCAGCGGATGTCCTTTTTTTTGTGGTGGTTGCTGGGAGGGTGTGAGGGATGAATGATTATGCGGGGGGAGGTTGTCCTGAAAGCTGGATATGCTGGACAAATTTGAGAGAGTTAGGTGAGATTTGTCCAGTAAAAAGAGAATGCTGGACAAATAACATGGAAAGCGTAAATATTTGTCCAGTAAAAGTTACTAAAATTTCTATAAAAGTAAAGCAATGTAATTAATCAGGGGAAATCTTCAATCTGAAGGAATAATTTGTCCTGAAAGCTGGATATGCTGGACAAATTAAAGTGAGTTAGATGAAATTTGTCCAGTAAAAAGAGTATGCTGGACAAATCTAATCAAAATCACAAAGATTTGTCCAGCAACTTCGACTTATTTTAACATAAAAGTAAATTAGTGGAATTAATTGAAGGGTATTAACAATTAAATGGAAGATTCATCCTGAAAAAGGGGATTTGCTGGACAAATTAAGCTGAGGGGAGTGAAATTTGTCCAGTAAAAAGAAAATGCTGGACAAATCCCACCAAAACCACAAATATTTGTCCAGCAACAACCCACGAGTGCCATAATATAGAACTTTAGATAGCCCTAAGGAACAAACCTCTCCACATTAAACAGCAGTTCCTCCAGAATGACTTCTTTTCCTCCAATTGTTTCTATTGCTGAGCCTAATGACTGCAAGGCATTTCCGTTAACTGCAAGTTGCTGGGCTGTGAGGAGCAGCTGAGGGTCGACAGCAGCATGCTGTTTTGTAGCCCCAAGTGCTTCGAGACTCTGGCCAATCACCTGAACCCACTGGCCGAGGGAAATCTTCTGCTCCCCTTCCGATTCATCATCGAGCGCAAATAATTGGGCTGAATAATAAGCTTCAGCAAACTGGCCCACTGCCTGAAGCCACAGAGCCGCTATTATTTTTTGTTCAAGCTCTTCTCTTAGTTGTTCTTTTTCTTCCGGTGCTATATTTTTTCCTTTACCTGTCCTCTCAGCCATCACTATCACCCCCAGCTGTAAATGCTTCGCACTACCGATTTTCCTAACGTAACTTATAAAACTAAGCTTTTTCAGCAGCTTTAGTACAGCTTATGAAACTGGCTGGAATGCGTTTGGACAAATCGTTCGTTATGAAAAATCGCTGACATTTTCCAACAACACCCCAGTTTGAAACTATTTCCAGACAGCTCCGTATATAAGTCATACTGAATAATCAGAAAACAATAAAGGGGGAGGAAAATGTTAAATAAAGCGTTTCTGTTTGGGCTGATCTTTCTGGCCATCATGGGAATCATAGCTCTCTTCACCACATGGGACATTTTCATCGCAGCTGCTGGTATCGTTGCCATTGGTTCAATAATAGGGACTGCAATTTTTTACGGGGTGCTTCTCAGCGGGGATGGGGTGAGGGGCAGCTACAACACGGAAACAAAAAGTGACAGGGACAAGAGGACAGGATATGGAAATATGATTCTTGTTTTCGGACTTCCGAGTTTGGTAGTCACGGCGGTTTATGTGTTTCTTTTGTAGCTCTGCAGTCTTAAATATAATAATAGCTTGAAGAGCAGCCAGTTTTAATTTTGGCTGTTTTATTTTTATTCGAAAAAATATTATTTTGAATATTTGTACTTTTCAGTAGTTTTTTGTGGGTCCTAATTAAAATGGAAGTGTAATCAAAAAACTTAAGGAGGTAATAAGATGTCTATCCGAAAAGTAAGTTTTATGTTCCTCGCTCTTTTACTCATGATTACTCAGCTTCCATTTGCAGCTATGGCGCAAAACGGCAATGCAGACTGCAGAAATCTGTCTGACCCGTCAGTAGAAGGGTGGGTTGATTACGAGCAGATGCAGAATCGATTAACCCAGATTGAGCAAACAAGCCATGGAAGGGTAGAAGTGGATGTGATCGGCCAGTCTCAGCAGGGCCGTGATATTTACGCAGCCCGTGTCGGCACAGGGGACCGAGTTCTCCTTGTTACAAGTGAAATTCATGGTAATGAAAAAACAGGTACGGAAGCATTGCTTCAAATGTTAAAGGAGCTTGGATCCGGAAATTCCCCGGCAATACAGGAAATCCGTGATAACATCACACTCGTGGCAGTGCCGAAATTCAATCCGGATGGTGCAGAACTGAACATCCGCCAAAACGTATTTCCGTGGGATGATGTAGTATCCGAATTTCCTCAGCTGGAAGGGGCTCCCCGGGCTTACTATTACAATAATAGCAGGGCAGGGTTTGATATTAACCGTGACTTCAATCCTGATTTAAGCTATGAACCTTCCGCAGAAGATCTGAGAGTAAGAAATTCTGTTGAGAACCCAGGTTTCTTCCTGTCAAATGAATCCCGCACGCTTCGTGACCTCTATGTCGATCTTAAGGAAGAGTTTGGTGAAGTTGAAGCTTATGTAGACCTTCACCATATGGGAGCATGCAACCAAAACGAGGACACTG
Protein-coding regions in this window:
- a CDS encoding DUF5316 family protein; the protein is MLNKAFLFGLIFLAIMGIIALFTTWDIFIAAAGIVAIGSIIGTAIFYGVLLSGDGVRGSYNTETKSDRDKRTGYGNMILVFGLPSLVVTAVYVFLL
- a CDS encoding M14 family zinc carboxypeptidase; the protein is MSIRKVSFMFLALLLMITQLPFAAMAQNGNADCRNLSDPSVEGWVDYEQMQNRLTQIEQTSHGRVEVDVIGQSQQGRDIYAARVGTGDRVLLVTSEIHGNEKTGTEALLQMLKELGSGNSPAIQEIRDNITLVAVPKFNPDGAELNIRQNVFPWDDVVSEFPQLEGAPRAYYYNNSRAGFDINRDFNPDLSYEPSAEDLRVRNSVENPGFFLSNESRTLRDLYVDLKEEFGEVEAYVDLHHMGACNQNEDTGQYVTVALDYPPLGPDNNPKYSEYELDQEKSRRYALSAALGMEARAGNGNGEPSPLWGGASRYFHPSERDMPGQARSSFALNGTSTILFEVRGQQQNWGQKQKGMLTRAVKNGLYGIAERMADGSVDEMNGDDFYDLPKYW